TCCCGGGTGCGCCGTATGGCCGCAGCTCAAACAGCCGCATCGATCGTTTCTCCAAGGTGCTGATGGACTATGGTTTTACCACCATCGTGCGTAAAACCCGTGGCGACGACATTGATGCCGCCTGTGGTCAGTTAGCCGGAGAAGTGATTGACCGTACCAAGCGTACGATGCGCCTTAAAATGGCGGGTGAAGCCATATCTGTGAAGCCTCTCTAGAAGGCTGACACAGATCGTTTCCTGATGTGATGACGCGTGGCAGGCTGCAGCCAGTCAACGTCAACCGGATGGAAACGATAATGCGTAACGGAATACCTGCCTTTTTACTGGCGCTGTTTGTTGTAAGCGGTTGTGTCAGCCAGCCACGCGAACCTGGGGCAGAAGAGGTGCGTCTGCAGTTAGGGATGCACTATCTGGCGGGGGGTGACTATGCCGCAGCTGAGCGAAACTTTCTGCGGGCACAGGCCGCCGCGCCAGACGATTACCGGGTCTCGCTTGCGCTGGCACGACTGGCGCAGAAGCAGGGCAATCAGACAGCCGCGCAGGCACGGTTTATACTGGCACAGCAGCAGGCCCCGGATAATGGTTTTGTTGCTAACAATTACGGTGCGTTTCTCTGCGCTTTAAGGCAGTATGACGAAGCGCATCAACAGTTTAGTCTGGCAGGCGCAGCACAGCAGTTTGATGCACGCAATGACGCGCTTGAACTGGCAGGATTTTGTTATCTGCAGGCTGGCGATGTGGCTGCTGCTGGCAGAACGTTACGTCAGGCCATTGAGGCTGACAGGCGCAAAGCTGACTCGCTGCTGTCGGAAGCTGAAAAGCAGATGGCAGATAACCATCTGGCGAAGGCGCAGGTTTTGCTCGACGTTTACCAGCAACAGCTGCCCGAAACGGCACGAAGTCTGGCGTTACACTTACGTTTCGCCGCGCTACAGGGAAATGCCGCTGACGTTTCACGTTATGGCGACCGGTTAGCGCGACGTTTTCCGCAATCGATACAGTACCAGCGTTATTTAGCTAATGAATACTGAAGCCACTCAAGAAAACTCTGCATTACAATCAACAGGTGAACGCCTGCGTCTGGCCCGTGAGCAGATGGGGCTGACGCAGCAGAACGTCGCTGAACGCCTGTGCCTGAAACTCTCAACCGTGCGTGATATCGAGGAAGATAAATCGCCCGCCGATTTAGCGACCACGTTCCTGCGCGGATATATTCGCTCTTACGCGCGTCTGGTGCACATTCCTGAAGAGGAACTGCTGCCGATGATGGCGAAACAGACACCGATTCGTTCTTCGAAGATCGAGCCGATGCAAAGTTTCTCTCTGGGCAAACGCCGCAAGAAACGCGACGGCTGGTTGATGATTTTCACCTGGCTGGTGGTGTTTGTGGTGGTGGGGCTGACCGGCGCCTGGTGGTGGCAGAATCATAAAGCGTCGCAGGATGATCTGGTGCCGATGACCGATCAGAGCAGCAGCGGCGGTGATAACGGACAGTCGATTCCGCTGGGTGAATCCAGCGGTGACAGCGCGGCACCTGCCGCGCCTGACGAAAGCACCACCCCGGCCAGCGGTAATAACGCGGCCAGCGCGCCAGCGAGTGCGGCTCCGGCCGCCAGCGCCAGCAATAACGCGACCACGGCGCAGC
This genomic window from Pantoea sp. Lij88 contains:
- the pilW gene encoding type IV pilus biogenesis/stability protein PilW gives rise to the protein MRNGIPAFLLALFVVSGCVSQPREPGAEEVRLQLGMHYLAGGDYAAAERNFLRAQAAAPDDYRVSLALARLAQKQGNQTAAQARFILAQQQAPDNGFVANNYGAFLCALRQYDEAHQQFSLAGAAQQFDARNDALELAGFCYLQAGDVAAAGRTLRQAIEADRRKADSLLSEAEKQMADNHLAKAQVLLDVYQQQLPETARSLALHLRFAALQGNAADVSRYGDRLARRFPQSIQYQRYLANEY
- the rodZ gene encoding cytoskeleton protein RodZ, translated to MNTEATQENSALQSTGERLRLAREQMGLTQQNVAERLCLKLSTVRDIEEDKSPADLATTFLRGYIRSYARLVHIPEEELLPMMAKQTPIRSSKIEPMQSFSLGKRRKKRDGWLMIFTWLVVFVVVGLTGAWWWQNHKASQDDLVPMTDQSSSGGDNGQSIPLGESSGDSAAPAAPDESTTPASGNNAASAPASAAPAASASNNATTAQPDSTSNAVVSPSQAPVDNSAAAPAATNSSTSTAPQMPVGAAAVSEPAADPNAVVMTFNADCWLEVSDATGKKLFSGIQRSGGKLSLAGTPPYRLKIGAPSAVQVQYQNQPVDLSRFIRNNQVARLTLGAQ